NNNNNNNNNNNNNNNNNNNNNNNNNNNNNNNNNNNNGGTTAAAGGAATGCAAAACCACTAAATCAGCTTTGGATAGTTTTTGAAGAATTAAAACAACTTGAAATTGTCGCCGTAGTGCCTAGGATAACCCTAATAAGAAGTTTCCCAAGTTGTTTGAGTTTTCAGTTGTAGATTAacgtaatgttttgttttttaggggaCCATTCCTTCTGTGTGGCTTTCTATGAAGCAAAGATCTCAAACAATTGGTGAGTATGGCAAATGAAAGTAAGATGTTCCCACTGGGTCAAAAAGCTTGACCGTCTTTGATTTCTTTCAAATTGCAACACATGTACTTGATGGGAACATGCAAAAAGACACACAGTCGTGTGCAACTGTATTAGACACCCCATTTATTAGAATTCTGAagttttcaactttttaaaagctTGGACTGGTATGGTGATTTGATTTCTTTACTTTCTCTACACAGGTGCTGTCAGACTCATCCCGGATTCAGGTATTCCTCACAGTTATAATATGCTGATTGAGATGAGTGTTGGCtgctattttgttcatttttgtttgtttttatttattttaaaatatctctcTTTCTTTCTAGTCTGGAAGTGGATTATTGAGGCATcaggtattgttttaattattaagtaATTTAACCTTTtatacaatgtaaaaataataaaggcTGTATTTCTTCactgttttcacatattttacCCATTGTCGTGTAATATGTAGTTTtcagtgaaaattcccatttctgaaatagtttaaatatacttttttaagCACTTAATAAATACAGCATATTTGCTTATTGACGCACCACCTGTTACACTGTATTCAGGAATCTGGCAGTTgatttagtttgcttccagtaaatgattgcAACACTGCACAGATCTACACAATTTCGTTAAAATGTGTTTaacgaaaaagacaccagttGCATCAAAGATCAGAGCTATTTCTgctgaagattgctgtccagtacaagaaggggacttgtcacgtttgttgttattttttacatttatgttcttattttgtgTAATAACTCCAGAGAAAGCGATCGATGTTAAATGTGATAGCGgcatttttctgctttaataaatattatgtttaaaagtgatacctatttttagactatGAAATGCTGTGAAGTAAGCCATGTTTTACAGTGAAAAAGatactattatataataataagaagaagaataataatactCAATGATGTTGTAATTCTGTATAGGTGAGTCAGTAGTAACAGCATaagaaaaaacagtaaacagtgaTTTCTGCTggttttgtgatttataaaaccATCTCCTGGATATACAACCCATGAAATATTATGTTATGTGCTTGACTTAACTACAGCTCAAAGTTTATGTACGTTCCCTTTCGACCACACAGCTCATCACGTGATTAATCCAAAATGCATTTGTTGACTAGCTGATCAGCACACTTTCCACTCTTTTTCACAGTTGATGTGACTCTGGACCAAGATACAGCACACCCTGACCTAATCTTGTCCGAGGATAGGAAACGAGTGAGAAGTGGCGGCGTACGAAATGGTCATCATGTCAATAGCAATAAATACGTGGGCTGTCATTGTGTTCTGGGCATGGAGGGCTTCACATCCGGGAGACGCTACTGGGAGGTAGCGGTGGGAAAGAAGAGAGACTGGAGGGTAGGAGTCACCACTGAGTCTTCCATGAGAAAGGGCTATGGCTTCTTGAATACCAGCGTGGGTTACTGGACCCTGAGGCTGGAGAGGGGTTGTGAATTCAAGGCTCTCACTGTCCCTGTTACCTCCCTCCCCCTGAGTCTGAAGCCTCGGAGGCTGGGGGTGTATCTGGATTATGAGGAAGGGCAGCTCTCCTTTTacgatgctgaaaaaaaaaaccatatctACACATATACAGAAACTTTCACTGAGAAACTTTACCCAGTCTTTGGTACAGTAGACACCGAATTTAACGCAGACCTTGTTATAATGCCCCTTGCAGTAACCCGTGGTTCAGCTGACTTGCACCGGCCTAATTTTGGAATGTAAAAAAGACAAGAGGTAGTATCCCTTTAAAGCTTTAGGGTCAATTGCACCAATGTGGATTAACCACTAACCCAGATTAAATCAAGGATTATATTTTAGTCATGTTGCACAAAACTTTAAACCAGGTTTTATACAAAATCCTTGTTTAAAGTTAATCCAAGGTCAAACATAAAAGATAAAACTAGAATCACGTTGCACCACTAATTTTAATCCACATTTAAATCGAGAGGTGGATTAAATTGAAACCTTCCTGGAGGTGGTTTAAACTTTGACATAATGGCAGCATAAATGAGCTAGATTCAGTCACAGGATAGAGTTCCACAAGGAAAACTTGAGACAGACTGAATCCATTGGAATATTACAGTGATGTGGAATATTGGATATTTGAGTGAAGACGAAAAGAAATTGAGACGacagttgtgtgttgtgtttatgttgtacatttacaaatgtattttttttcttttaaaagcaataaaacTAGTCTGTGGCATGTTAATAGTATATCCATGTGCACAGGGGTTCATGAGTGCCAATCGCAGCGGATCTTAGATCCTGTACCTTTTAGCCTGGCAGGTGAAAATTATAGTTTACAATGAactgtggtggtgggggggggaaTATTTTATGTTGCAAAAAAGTATGTacataacatatacaaaaaaaacctttctattccatgaattcaatgacaaatgtgttctttaccgatatatatatatatatgtatatattttaggaTGGGACAAATGAGGTAAGAAAATATTACTGATGCAATCGGCACCAtaattttgtattcttttattgTATAGGCATGTAACGACAGtcgatgcattgatgttttatttttcaaaataaagaactttTTTCCCGAATAACTAAAGACACTGTTGTTCATAATAGTTaaaaaggcacaacttgcattcaaattagagAACTATACTTGTACCATCACAGCATCCCATACGAGCAAACATATTTTTTGAACTGATGCATATATTTTTCCAAACTTTTTCTGCTGTTAAGTATATGTAAGAAATAGTGtcacaatattttatatatttttcatacacCAAAATTGGCTACTTTttggtatatgaaaaatatattaattaaataaaaaacttgtttcatatataaaatgtattaaaatacttctatattttaaatatctagTTACAAAAAAcgtacaaatgttttttgtttcaaaaacactttatatacaagaaaggtataccttcaatacaatcatataagcacgggATTTAAACTGACTTGGTtgaaggcctcagtacagctcagtgcatacgtttgtatcagaaagcacggatatccatggagtcaatttgaaagagatggaaagactgacaaaactttacaatgttgaaTATTTATACCTTTGACTCCACTCAAATTTGTCTTACTtgtgtccaatgataggggtttccactctatcattgcacatttcCTCTGCAGGGGAAAAGGGGGGGCTgtataccacgttgtacctagcagggcacattcatcttgtctttcagttcccctcccccatctcacactatctcctgccttttggcgtttggTTCCCCCTTTTTATACTAACTTATACAGCTACAGTCAAGTACAACCAGATTATtatgtttataattataattatattatgttattaGTTAAGCGCAACCATTTCAGATGTTAGATGAGATTAACTAGGGTCACGGCAGGGCATACGTATAGTATATTAGCTTTATAACAGTGCTTAATTCACCATATAACTCCAATCAGTGTTGTATTTTCCCAGACTATAGCTGTCTGTTTAACCATTGTCTAATATGGGTATGTGGCTTGTAAtgctggtgcttttttttttttttttaagaattaaggTTATTTCTGAACAGTCTCATAGATTCAAAGCTATCACTAATTTTCTTCACCTGTATTTTTTGTCTGCGCAACCAAAAACTACACGAGGGTTCCCGAAACCAGTCATTGCCATGATTGCCACAATcgcccagcagtgtcagcaccagttttaccagtcccagcagtgtcagcaccaacatcagtcttaccagttccagcagtggcagcaccagtgtAGTGCTACCAGTCCCAGCCGTGTCAGCACCAGTCTCACAAGTCCAGCAGTTCAAGCAGTGGCAGGACCAgtgttaccagtcccagcagtatcagcaccagtcttaccagccccagcagtgtcagcaccagtcttaccagtcccagcagtgtcagcaccagtcttaccagtccagcagtggcAGGACCAgtgttaccagtcccagcagtatcagcaccagtcttaccagttcaaCCAGTGGCAGGACCAGTGTTATCAGTCTCAGCAGTGCCAGCAACAGCCTTACCAGCCCCAGCAGTGTAAGCACCAGCaacagtcttaccagtccagcagtatcagaaccagtcttaccagtccagcattGTCAGCACCAGTCCAGTAGTTCAAGCAGTCGCAGGACCAgtgttaccagtcccagcagtgttaGCACCAATCTTACCAATCCCAAAGGTGTCAGCACCAgtgttaccagtcccagcagtgttaGCACCAATCTTACCAATCCCAAAGGTGTCAGCACCAGtattaccagtcccagcagtgtcagcaccatcAACATTCTTACTGGTCCCAGCAGTGTCGGCACAAGTTTTACCAACCTAGCagtatcagcaccagtcttaccagtccagcagtgacATTACTAGTTTTAACAGTACAAGCAGTGGCAGGACCAgtgttaccagtcccagcagtatcaGCACCAATCTTACCAATCCCAAAGGTGTCAGCACCAGTGTTACCAGCCCCAGCAATATCGGCACCATCAACATTCTTACTGGTCCCAGCAGTGTCGGCATAAGTTTTACCAACCCAGCagtatcagcaccagtcttaccagtccagcagtgatATCACCAGTTTTAACAGTACAAGCAATGGCAGGACCAgtgttaccagtcccagcagtgtcagctcCAGTTTTACCAGGCCAGCattgtcagcaccagtcttaccagttcaaGCAATGGCAGGACCAgtgttaccagtcccagcagtgtcagcaccaatcttaccagtccaagcagtgtcagcaccagtctcaCCAGTTCAAGCAGTGGCAGGACCAgtgttaccagtcccagcagtgtcggCACTAGTCGTACGAGTCCCAGCACCAACAACAGTCtcaccagtccagcagtgtctgCAACCAGTGACAGgatcagtcttaccagtccagcagtgtcagcaccagtcttaccagttcaaGCAGTGACAGGACCAGTGTTACCAGTCCCAGCACCAATCTCACAGTGGAAAATCAAAGTTTATTAGTGGCTTCTGAATAGTGAAATGTGTAAAGGTGTTCTCTTTTAATAGCATGATCTACACTTCACACTTTCTTATAGGATGCAATTGATACACAATATATAAAGCTTCAAACATTCTATTTTAATGGCAGTGCTGATTTATATGTACAGCGCTGgcaaaaagtttagcatcacctagaattcagtataattattataattcagaACTTATTTACCATCGTGTAATCATTACACAAAGACATTacacaatgatatcgcaaaagtctaccataaCAGTAGCACAGTACTTCATGTTTGATGTTGaagtcaattcttttttttttgtcagtttttcatacaggatatggaaaactagaaagcggTGTGTTattcaatgtgttaatgtaacattattgagcaggtttcattcaactttatgaagcaaatttagtTCATTCTACAGTGAGGAAAAACCTTTAGTTATAGCGGTAGTGTATTTCTAATAGACAGCTGTGCTTTTTAATATGtaaagtgaaaatatttaaattgcaagACAATGCAAAGATTCTACATCTTAATAAATTCATAGaatcaaaatcaataaaaacaacaatacaacagtTCTGTGTATACAATTTCTCATCTTGTTATTTGATCTAAAAGTCGTAGGTCTGGCTTGTTCTCAGCTGCGTCCCCAGTGGGTTCAAAGCCCAGCTCAGGATACTGGAAATGCAGCTGAACTCACACACTGAGAACAAGTAGAGAAGACTGAGCCCACACTGCAGGGCTTACACCATGATACACTAGCAAAGGAATTCCAGCATACACAGGGAATTCCATTTCTCATTTCAACGTCTCTCTTGGGTTTGTTCAGTTCCACTAAAGAAATCTATCTCAGGAATCAATGGAGGTTTAAAAATGACAAACCTTTTACTTAGAGGTAATGGAAACATAATAATGCACCCTTTACAGGAAATCAAATTCAATGTCAATGAAACCCTTTCTAAATAGCCAAGTTTGCCTTAGGGTGTACAGTAATGAGAGCATTCTGATACAAAATA
This is a stretch of genomic DNA from Polyodon spathula isolate WHYD16114869_AA chromosome 40, ASM1765450v1, whole genome shotgun sequence. It encodes these proteins:
- the LOC121304977 gene encoding E3 ubiquitin-protein ligase TRIM39-like, giving the protein MKQRSQTIGAVRLIPDSVWKWIIEASVDVTLDQDTAHPDLILSEDRKRVRSGGVRNGHHVNSNKYVGCHCVLGMEGFTSGRRYWEVAVGKKRDWRVGVTTESSMRKGYGFLNTSVGYWTLRLERGCEFKALTVPVTSLPLSLKPRRLGVYLDYEEGQLSFYDAEKKNHIYTYTETFTEKLYPVFGTVDTEFNADLVIMPLAVTRGSADLHRPNFGM